From one Bacteroides intestinalis DSM 17393 genomic stretch:
- a CDS encoding family 43 glycosylhydrolase gives MKKHFYSIFALFLVGSMFSCQSPRSNSAKEETVGIDSMAPNPFITHMYTADPSAHVWADGRLYVYASHDIDPPRGCDLMDRYHVFSTDDMVNWTDHGEILNSSQVPWGRKEGGFMWAPDCAYKDGTYYFYFPHPSDTKWNNSWKIGVATSKEPAANFTVQGYIEGMDPLIDPCVFVDDDGQAYIYNGGGRICKGGKLKDNMVELDGEMKEMEGLEDFHEATWVHKYNGKYYFSYSDNHDENWNDGVKGDNRMRYAISDNPLGPWKSMGIYMEPTDSYTNHGSIVEYKGQWFAFYHNSALSNHDWLRSICVDKLYYNEDGTIQMVKQRK, from the coding sequence ATGAAAAAACATTTTTATTCTATTTTTGCATTATTCCTGGTAGGATCTATGTTCTCTTGTCAGTCACCTAGAAGTAATTCGGCAAAAGAAGAAACAGTTGGTATTGACAGTATGGCTCCCAATCCATTTATCACGCATATGTACACAGCCGATCCTTCGGCACATGTATGGGCGGATGGACGTTTGTATGTATATGCTTCTCATGATATCGATCCTCCACGTGGTTGCGATTTGATGGACCGTTACCATGTATTCTCTACAGATGATATGGTGAATTGGACAGATCATGGTGAAATTTTGAATTCATCACAAGTTCCCTGGGGGCGCAAAGAAGGCGGATTTATGTGGGCTCCCGACTGTGCTTACAAAGATGGTACGTATTATTTCTATTTCCCGCATCCCAGTGACACGAAATGGAATAATAGTTGGAAGATCGGTGTAGCTACCAGCAAAGAACCGGCTGCTAACTTTACTGTGCAGGGATATATTGAAGGAATGGACCCGTTGATCGACCCTTGTGTATTTGTGGATGATGACGGTCAGGCTTATATCTATAACGGTGGCGGCCGGATTTGTAAAGGCGGTAAGCTGAAAGATAATATGGTGGAACTGGATGGAGAAATGAAGGAAATGGAAGGTCTGGAAGACTTTCACGAAGCTACATGGGTTCATAAATATAATGGAAAATACTATTTCTCTTATTCCGATAACCACGATGAAAACTGGAACGACGGCGTGAAAGGCGACAACCGTATGCGTTATGCTATCAGTGATAACCCGCTCGGTCCCTGGAAATCTATGGGTATCTATATGGAGCCTACCGATAGCTATACCAATCATGGCTCTATCGTAGAATATAAAGGTCAGTGGTTTGCATTTTATCACAACAGTGCTTTATCCAATCATGATTGGCTACGTTCTATTTGTGTGGATAAACTTTATTACAATGAAGATGGAACTATCCAGATGGTGAAACAAAGAAAATGA
- a CDS encoding glycosyl hydrolase family 95 catalytic domain-containing protein has protein sequence MWNKKILYSILIGIASLGVCAQSAVRQGYSIHFPETYAKWQEALLAGNGKMGIMVFGNPLHETVVFNDRSFNFPRQNPRTFAEVPRDTLDLIKKYCATGKFKEANDLAVRTSHWQDGGEDGRHPGFALKIDMDASGAVRDYRRICNYETGEITVQWSDERGAWKRRSFVSRDADVAVFELQASSAGKLNCAISLQMPAEMNFPKGLKTKCLHTKDYLNIRVNYAAPMDTIGYEGGIRVKQKGGSSFLRNDTLYIKDASEILLLSRTQKYPENCGAEWNKGLLKKGLDAIRANYNGLLKAHKALHTSIYNRVRIDLGATPQERSLSNEELLEKQKNTDQPVLALWERIFDAGRYHFLSSGNELTPPDLLGIWTGDCNAGWGGYYHLDANLNLQVSGGNTGAMPEVMEGYFHLNEVWRKDFETNAAKLLGCRGMLACGNTPGLSSGLMASINDFYPYHYATGEEAWLLYPFWEHYLITEDQGFLKNRLFPLLKCMGDFYEDFLKYKDEEGHYIIAGSVSPENQPSNLRVSLLNNSAFDLSGARFLLSTLVKVCDLLGEEQGINGGKVRWQRLLNELPPYRINKDGAIKEWGWSGLEESYNHRHSSHLMMVWPYREFSEDKTPELYKAAHRALQMRDQYNYENAGHGYLHAALIAAGLHDASSLKKKMMTLTQKDFYYNSLSTAHYPNHGTFCTDVCHSVPGVLIEMLVGSNEEGVDLLPALVDGIRQGSIGGIKTRCGVTIEHLSWNLSQNKVSVTLYSAKDRKIRMKAGQTYDRTIQLKKGKTYKATIDYR, from the coding sequence ATGTGGAACAAAAAGATACTATACTCCATATTAATCGGTATAGCATCGCTGGGAGTATGCGCTCAGTCGGCTGTACGTCAAGGATATTCCATTCATTTTCCTGAGACTTATGCGAAGTGGCAGGAAGCTCTGCTGGCAGGTAACGGTAAGATGGGTATCATGGTTTTTGGAAATCCTTTGCACGAAACGGTGGTATTCAATGATCGCTCTTTCAACTTTCCACGGCAGAACCCGCGCACGTTTGCGGAGGTTCCCCGTGATACGCTCGATTTGATAAAGAAGTACTGCGCAACCGGGAAGTTTAAAGAAGCGAATGATTTGGCTGTCCGTACCTCGCATTGGCAGGACGGGGGAGAGGATGGAAGACATCCGGGCTTTGCACTTAAAATAGATATGGATGCTTCCGGAGCGGTAAGAGATTATCGCCGTATTTGTAATTATGAAACCGGTGAAATTACTGTCCAGTGGAGTGATGAGCGTGGAGCATGGAAGCGTCGGTCGTTTGTTTCAAGAGATGCCGATGTTGCAGTCTTCGAGCTACAGGCATCCTCTGCTGGTAAACTAAATTGTGCCATCAGTTTGCAAATGCCCGCAGAGATGAATTTCCCGAAAGGACTGAAAACAAAATGTCTGCATACGAAAGACTATCTGAATATCCGTGTGAACTATGCCGCACCTATGGATACCATAGGCTATGAAGGAGGTATCCGCGTGAAACAGAAAGGAGGCTCTTCTTTTTTGCGTAACGATACCTTATACATAAAGGATGCCTCGGAAATCCTTTTACTGTCCCGAACTCAAAAGTATCCGGAGAATTGCGGGGCTGAATGGAATAAAGGACTTCTGAAAAAAGGACTCGATGCGATTCGTGCCAATTATAATGGATTATTGAAAGCTCATAAAGCTCTCCACACCTCTATTTATAATCGGGTGCGGATTGATTTGGGCGCGACTCCTCAGGAACGCTCACTATCTAACGAAGAGCTGTTGGAGAAGCAAAAGAATACCGACCAGCCTGTACTGGCTTTGTGGGAGCGTATCTTTGATGCCGGAAGGTATCATTTCCTATCTTCTGGAAACGAACTGACTCCTCCTGATTTGTTGGGAATCTGGACTGGCGACTGTAATGCCGGATGGGGTGGTTACTATCATTTGGATGCCAATCTGAATCTGCAAGTCAGTGGTGGCAATACGGGTGCCATGCCTGAAGTGATGGAAGGCTATTTCCATCTGAATGAGGTGTGGCGGAAAGACTTTGAAACCAATGCTGCCAAACTATTGGGTTGTCGGGGAATGTTGGCCTGTGGAAACACACCCGGACTTTCTTCAGGACTAATGGCCTCTATCAATGATTTCTACCCTTACCATTATGCGACAGGTGAAGAAGCCTGGTTACTTTATCCTTTCTGGGAACACTATCTGATAACGGAAGATCAAGGCTTCCTGAAAAATCGTTTGTTCCCTTTGCTGAAGTGTATGGGAGATTTTTATGAAGACTTCCTGAAGTACAAGGATGAGGAAGGACACTACATTATTGCAGGATCTGTTTCACCGGAAAACCAGCCGTCCAATTTGCGGGTATCTTTGCTTAATAATTCCGCTTTTGATCTTTCCGGAGCCCGTTTCCTGCTGTCTACATTGGTTAAGGTATGCGATTTATTGGGTGAAGAACAGGGTATAAATGGTGGTAAAGTCCGTTGGCAACGCTTATTGAATGAATTGCCTCCCTATCGGATTAATAAGGATGGCGCCATCAAAGAGTGGGGCTGGTCGGGACTTGAAGAGAGCTATAATCATCGTCATTCCAGTCATTTGATGATGGTATGGCCCTATCGGGAATTCTCGGAAGATAAGACACCGGAACTTTACAAGGCTGCTCACAGGGCATTGCAAATGCGTGATCAATACAATTACGAGAATGCCGGTCACGGCTATCTTCACGCTGCCTTGATTGCTGCCGGACTGCATGATGCCTCTTCGCTAAAGAAGAAAATGATGACGCTTACTCAGAAGGATTTCTATTATAACAGTTTGTCTACCGCACATTATCCGAACCATGGTACTTTCTGTACTGATGTTTGTCATTCCGTACCCGGGGTACTGATAGAAATGCTGGTTGGCTCCAATGAAGAAGGTGTTGATTTATTACCAGCTTTGGTGGATGGTATCCGGCAAGGTAGCATTGGTGGAATAAAGACTCGTTGCGGAGTTACCATCGAACATCTTTCATGGAATCTTTCACAAAATAAGGTGTCTGTAACCTTGTATTCAGCGAAAGACCGGAAAATAAGAATGAAAGCCGGTCAGACGTATGATCGTACTATTCAGTTGAAGAAAGGGAAAACTTATAAAGCTACAATCGATTATCGATAG
- a CDS encoding glycoside hydrolase family 2 protein codes for MERNAKFQWIFCLLLGCATSLVAQNVANWGLTHPQPKETLPKSKAQIMMPTPKTQTPVEAVVEKVGENDFLLNRGWKLTDGKNGWYNATVPGTVLTTLVDQGVYPDPYYGLNNLAIPDTLCRMDWWYRLEFNSPVPTEGREAWLVFKGINYQAEIWLNDVCLGTMKGAFIRGEFNATDHLVDGKNTLVVRILPPPNPGIPHEQSPSAGNGMNGGQLCLDGPTFISSEGWDWVPGIRDRNIGIWQDVHLRFTNGIRLHDTQVVTHLALPDTTVAEITVRTEVENLQPIAKQVSVDLNLEGKKVTQEVNLAPKERKTVVFTPDVHKTLELKSPRLWWPNNYGRQELYTMDVVVAEKGVSSDSKKVRFGVRELSYELEVCFPDDSIRRVEYRPTVMGQGEPIFDNINRKYIEGGMCMPRLKKNVSSDILVPAPDKAMQHYMVIKVNGKRIFCKGGNWGMDDAMKRVSREHLEPYFRLHKEANFNMIRNWTGESTEENFYELCDEYGMLVFNDFWLSTQGYNMPINNDNLFLRNAEDVVVRFRNHPSIAVWNPRNEGFAPVYIEEHLAKMIAEKDGTRYYSPNSTHCNLRPSGPWNYHKNPVDYYRDRAHGFNTEQGSTSIPTEESILAMMDVKDAWPISDVWYYHDLHGGQREFMEAIDRKYGKPTDLKDFSRKAQIVNYDSHRAMMEAWNSKMWNSTSGLLLWMSHPAWPSMVWQIYSWDYETFGSFYGCRKACEPIHIQKNLDDQKVVVVNTSLKEIKGAKVIYEVYSLEGKSLFKRTSKLNVLANGLTECFVQDKPISASGVYMERLILQDKRGKVISINDYWQDNGEGDFQGFNALEEASINCKLIRQKESQIQIELQNTGAMPALALKLNVREADTDKRILPAYASDGYFNLLPGEKRTVTVEYVSRGKVAISAEGYNLKRSRLLTLK; via the coding sequence ATGGAACGGAATGCCAAATTTCAGTGGATATTTTGTCTCTTATTGGGTTGTGCTACTTCATTGGTAGCGCAGAATGTGGCAAATTGGGGATTGACTCATCCTCAGCCGAAAGAGACGTTACCGAAGTCGAAAGCGCAAATCATGATGCCCACCCCGAAAACGCAGACACCGGTGGAAGCGGTGGTAGAGAAGGTTGGGGAGAATGATTTCCTGTTGAACCGGGGCTGGAAACTGACAGATGGCAAAAATGGATGGTATAATGCAACCGTTCCGGGTACTGTATTGACTACTTTAGTGGATCAGGGGGTGTATCCCGATCCTTATTATGGACTGAATAATCTGGCAATTCCCGACACTCTGTGCAGGATGGATTGGTGGTATCGTTTGGAATTCAATTCACCTGTTCCTACAGAAGGCCGGGAAGCCTGGCTGGTTTTCAAAGGTATCAATTATCAAGCCGAGATATGGCTGAACGATGTATGCCTGGGTACAATGAAAGGTGCTTTTATCCGGGGTGAATTTAACGCAACGGATCATTTGGTGGATGGCAAGAATACGTTGGTTGTTCGTATTCTTCCACCGCCTAACCCAGGAATTCCTCACGAACAATCTCCATCCGCCGGAAACGGTATGAATGGCGGACAATTGTGTTTGGACGGACCTACCTTTATTTCTTCAGAGGGCTGGGACTGGGTGCCTGGTATCCGTGACCGGAATATAGGAATCTGGCAGGATGTACATTTACGTTTCACGAACGGCATCCGTCTGCATGATACGCAGGTAGTTACTCATCTGGCATTACCAGATACTACGGTCGCTGAAATTACCGTACGTACGGAAGTGGAGAACCTGCAACCGATAGCCAAACAAGTATCCGTTGACCTGAATCTTGAAGGAAAAAAGGTGACTCAGGAAGTAAACCTTGCACCGAAGGAGCGGAAAACGGTTGTCTTTACTCCGGATGTTCACAAGACATTGGAACTGAAGTCTCCCCGTTTGTGGTGGCCGAATAATTACGGTCGTCAGGAGCTTTATACGATGGATGTGGTTGTAGCGGAAAAAGGCGTATCCTCTGATTCTAAGAAAGTTCGTTTCGGAGTCCGTGAGCTTTCTTATGAATTGGAAGTTTGTTTCCCCGATGACTCTATCCGCCGGGTGGAATATCGTCCGACGGTTATGGGGCAGGGCGAACCTATCTTTGATAATATAAACCGCAAATATATAGAAGGAGGCATGTGTATGCCTCGTCTGAAAAAGAATGTTTCTTCTGATATTCTTGTGCCGGCACCCGACAAAGCCATGCAGCATTATATGGTTATAAAAGTCAACGGCAAGCGTATCTTCTGTAAAGGAGGAAACTGGGGAATGGATGATGCCATGAAGCGCGTTTCGCGTGAACATCTTGAACCTTATTTCCGGTTGCACAAGGAAGCGAACTTTAATATGATCCGCAACTGGACGGGCGAGAGTACGGAAGAGAACTTCTATGAATTGTGTGATGAATATGGTATGCTGGTTTTCAATGACTTCTGGCTGAGTACGCAAGGCTACAATATGCCGATAAATAATGATAACCTATTCTTACGGAATGCAGAAGATGTAGTGGTACGTTTCCGCAATCATCCTTCCATTGCTGTCTGGAATCCCCGGAATGAAGGCTTTGCACCTGTTTATATCGAAGAACATCTGGCAAAGATGATTGCCGAGAAAGACGGTACCCGTTATTACAGTCCGAATTCTACCCATTGCAACCTGAGACCAAGCGGACCATGGAACTATCATAAGAATCCGGTGGATTACTATCGCGATCGGGCACATGGGTTCAATACGGAACAAGGTTCAACTTCCATTCCTACGGAAGAATCCATCCTGGCTATGATGGATGTGAAAGATGCCTGGCCCATCAGTGATGTGTGGTATTACCATGATTTACATGGGGGGCAAAGAGAATTTATGGAGGCGATAGACCGGAAATATGGAAAGCCGACGGACCTGAAAGATTTTAGCCGGAAAGCACAGATTGTCAATTACGACAGTCACCGCGCCATGATGGAAGCTTGGAACAGTAAAATGTGGAATAGCACAAGTGGGCTGTTGTTGTGGATGAGTCACCCGGCTTGGCCCAGTATGGTTTGGCAGATTTATTCCTGGGATTATGAAACTTTCGGTTCTTTCTATGGATGCCGTAAAGCGTGTGAGCCGATTCATATTCAGAAGAATCTGGATGATCAGAAAGTAGTGGTTGTAAATACTTCTTTAAAAGAAATAAAGGGGGCTAAAGTTATATATGAAGTTTATTCCCTTGAAGGTAAGTCATTGTTTAAACGCACTTCCAAGCTGAATGTATTGGCTAATGGATTGACCGAGTGCTTCGTACAAGATAAACCAATTTCTGCATCCGGAGTATATATGGAACGCTTGATACTTCAGGATAAGCGTGGCAAGGTTATTTCGATCAATGATTATTGGCAAGATAACGGTGAGGGTGATTTCCAGGGATTCAATGCTTTGGAAGAAGCTTCCATAAACTGTAAACTAATCCGGCAAAAGGAGAGTCAGATACAAATAGAATTACAGAACACCGGAGCAATGCCTGCCCTCGCTCTGAAACTCAATGTCCGTGAGGCGGATACAGATAAACGTATTTTGCCGGCTTATGCTTCCGACGGCTATTTTAACCTGTTACCGGGAGAGAAGAGAACGGTAACGGTGGAATATGTATCCCGGGGAAAAGTCGCCATTTCTGCTGAAGGGTATAATTTAAAGCGCAGCAGATTACTCACACTGAAATAA
- a CDS encoding glycoside hydrolase family 30 protein — MRLISLILLFLLSGTVSAQKVEWYTTTQTSPWVKQKVKPERVTTGAEIVLDPTLRLQLIMGIGGCFNEMGWDALNALSAEDREAVLQAIFSKDGACFNYCRLPMGANDFALSFYSSADVAGDFNLVNFNIDRDRYILIPYIKAARQINPDLRIWASPWCPPAWMKTNNHYASAVRPSGEKDVNGLLPREAITEFSTGFRMEEGYLKTYADYFARFIKAYEAEGLPLECIHVQNEPCSNQVFPSCKWRTEDLTFFLGHYLGPTFERENIKTDIYFGTINTSNPDYVRTALRDEQAAKYIKGVGFQWDGKKAIPTIHCEYPNLNLMQTETECGNGANSWDYAEYTWNLMKHYFSNGINSYHYWNMILPTPGISPWGWNQNSMVSIDKKQQTVKYNPEFYLMKHLGHFVQTGAYRLETPSDKNMLAFVNPDGTVSVIVANVTDTEETMSIEIGGQKVTLTLPPHSFHTVSWKK, encoded by the coding sequence ATGAGGTTAATAAGTCTGATTTTATTGTTCCTGTTGAGTGGAACTGTTTCAGCGCAGAAAGTCGAGTGGTATACTACCACTCAGACTTCTCCGTGGGTGAAACAAAAGGTAAAGCCGGAACGTGTAACTACCGGAGCAGAGATCGTGCTTGACCCGACTCTACGCTTACAGTTGATTATGGGTATAGGCGGCTGCTTCAATGAAATGGGGTGGGATGCGCTGAATGCTTTGTCGGCTGAAGATCGTGAAGCTGTTCTTCAAGCTATCTTCAGCAAAGATGGAGCTTGCTTTAACTATTGCCGTCTTCCGATGGGGGCCAATGACTTTGCCCTGAGTTTCTACTCTTCTGCGGATGTTGCGGGAGACTTTAACCTGGTGAATTTCAATATCGACCGTGACAGGTATATTCTGATTCCTTATATTAAAGCTGCCCGTCAGATAAATCCTGACTTGCGTATTTGGGCTTCTCCCTGGTGTCCTCCGGCTTGGATGAAGACGAATAATCATTATGCTTCTGCGGTTCGTCCGTCTGGAGAGAAAGATGTGAATGGATTACTTCCGCGCGAGGCTATAACAGAGTTCAGTACAGGTTTCCGGATGGAGGAAGGATATCTGAAAACGTATGCCGATTACTTTGCACGTTTTATCAAAGCCTATGAAGCCGAAGGATTGCCACTGGAATGTATTCATGTCCAGAATGAGCCTTGTTCCAACCAGGTCTTTCCCAGTTGTAAATGGCGCACGGAAGATCTGACTTTTTTCTTGGGGCATTATCTGGGACCGACTTTTGAGCGGGAAAATATCAAAACTGATATTTATTTTGGAACTATCAATACGTCCAATCCGGATTATGTGCGCACTGCTTTGCGGGATGAACAGGCAGCTAAGTACATTAAAGGCGTTGGCTTCCAGTGGGATGGTAAGAAAGCTATTCCGACTATCCATTGTGAATATCCTAATCTGAACTTGATGCAAACCGAGACAGAATGTGGTAACGGAGCAAATTCATGGGATTATGCTGAATATACATGGAACCTGATGAAGCACTATTTCAGTAATGGCATCAATTCTTATCACTATTGGAATATGATTCTTCCTACTCCGGGCATCAGTCCTTGGGGATGGAATCAGAATTCTATGGTGTCCATTGACAAGAAGCAACAAACCGTGAAGTATAATCCGGAATTCTATCTGATGAAGCATTTAGGGCATTTTGTGCAGACAGGTGCTTATAGGCTGGAAACACCGTCAGATAAAAATATGTTGGCTTTCGTAAATCCGGATGGTACGGTCAGTGTGATTGTTGCCAATGTGACTGATACAGAAGAGACGATGAGCATTGAAATAGGGGGACAGAAAGTTACATTGACTCTGCCACCTCACTCTTTCCATACAGTAAGCTGGAAGAAATAA
- a CDS encoding SGNH/GDSL hydrolase family protein → MNIKSFPYFFCLLWVLAISFYSTPVQGKIENGISKSKWHEGDRYDFKFQGRDAIVVVPQKAAAGNPWIWRPAFFDAFPAVDKALLERGFHVAYLDVTNDYASPWAIELGNRFYKEMVENYGLSSKVVMEGFSRGGLYSVIWASQNPDNVACLYLDAPLSDVFTCLKRLHKAAWKTLLKEWNLTEETIDRFDGNPIDNLEPLAKAGVPIISVCGDSDRSVPIEENMMVMRKRYLALGGNVELIIKPGCDHHPHSLEDPQPIVDFIMRQQPEHKKFQHYTIRGSLNNSFIKFERERRGRVAFIGGSITEMVGWKDMMEQQLQQRFPFTTFEFVEAGISSTGSTPGAFRLDNDVLSKGKIDLLFIDGSANDMTNGFTPEEQVRGVEGEIRHALEVNPETDIVLTHFATDGFLPIIARRQMPDAILNYERVANHYRVSSVNLAQEISERLQDGQFTWKEFGYAHPHPYGQSVYTAAISNLLDEMQREINAESIRRLHEIPAAQLDPYSYTKGHFIPLSRVRIGRGWKITDDWNPDNKYEKRKGFVHVPMLEAARPGDRLTLSFKGRAIGIFCVCGPSAGILEYSVDNAPFKKLDTYTAWSSALYIPWVYMLETELEDTEHTLRLRISSDKNPRSLGTECQIRNFVVNR, encoded by the coding sequence ATGAACATAAAAAGTTTTCCTTATTTCTTTTGCCTGCTTTGGGTGCTGGCAATATCCTTTTACTCAACTCCCGTTCAAGGGAAAATAGAAAACGGTATTTCTAAAAGCAAATGGCATGAAGGAGACCGTTATGATTTTAAATTCCAGGGACGGGACGCTATTGTTGTTGTGCCTCAAAAAGCTGCTGCCGGTAATCCGTGGATATGGCGTCCGGCTTTCTTCGATGCGTTTCCTGCTGTGGATAAAGCCCTGTTGGAAAGAGGTTTCCACGTGGCTTATCTGGATGTTACAAATGATTATGCCAGTCCGTGGGCTATTGAATTGGGTAACCGTTTCTACAAGGAAATGGTGGAGAATTACGGGCTTTCTTCTAAAGTAGTAATGGAAGGGTTTAGCCGTGGAGGACTCTATTCTGTCATTTGGGCTTCTCAAAACCCGGATAACGTTGCTTGCCTTTATCTTGATGCACCACTCAGTGATGTGTTCACTTGCCTGAAGAGATTGCATAAGGCAGCATGGAAAACTTTGTTGAAAGAATGGAACCTGACGGAAGAAACCATTGATCGTTTTGACGGCAATCCCATAGACAATCTGGAACCGTTGGCCAAAGCGGGTGTGCCCATTATCAGTGTTTGTGGAGACAGCGACCGGAGTGTACCGATTGAGGAGAACATGATGGTGATGCGTAAACGTTACCTGGCATTGGGTGGAAATGTGGAATTGATAATAAAACCGGGATGCGACCACCATCCGCATAGTCTTGAAGATCCTCAACCTATAGTCGATTTTATTATGCGCCAACAGCCTGAACATAAGAAGTTCCAGCACTACACCATTCGTGGCAGTCTGAACAACTCGTTCATTAAGTTTGAACGGGAACGTCGGGGAAGGGTAGCTTTTATCGGTGGATCCATCACAGAGATGGTGGGGTGGAAAGACATGATGGAACAACAGTTGCAACAGCGTTTCCCTTTTACAACTTTTGAGTTCGTAGAAGCCGGTATCAGTTCTACAGGAAGTACACCCGGAGCCTTCCGGTTGGATAACGATGTATTGTCGAAAGGTAAAATAGATTTGCTGTTCATTGATGGATCTGCGAACGATATGACAAATGGTTTTACGCCCGAGGAGCAGGTGCGTGGAGTGGAGGGGGAAATCCGTCATGCTTTGGAAGTTAATCCGGAAACCGATATTGTGCTGACTCATTTTGCAACGGACGGTTTCCTGCCTATCATCGCCAGACGGCAGATGCCGGATGCTATTCTAAATTACGAGCGGGTAGCCAATCATTATCGGGTGTCGTCAGTCAACCTGGCACAAGAGATTTCAGAACGGTTGCAGGACGGACAGTTTACTTGGAAAGAGTTTGGATACGCACATCCCCATCCTTATGGGCAATCTGTTTATACTGCTGCCATTAGTAATCTGCTGGATGAAATGCAACGGGAAATAAATGCTGAAAGTATACGCCGACTGCATGAGATTCCTGCTGCGCAACTTGATCCATACAGTTATACCAAAGGGCATTTCATCCCTCTCAGTCGTGTGCGTATTGGTCGTGGATGGAAGATTACAGACGATTGGAATCCGGATAACAAATATGAAAAGCGGAAAGGATTTGTGCATGTTCCTATGTTGGAAGCTGCACGTCCGGGTGATCGGCTGACACTCTCTTTCAAAGGAAGGGCTATCGGGATTTTTTGTGTTTGCGGACCGTCGGCAGGCATACTGGAATATAGTGTGGATAATGCTCCGTTCAAGAAACTGGATACTTATACGGCATGGAGCTCAGCCTTGTATATTCCATGGGTATACATGTTAGAGACAGAGTTGGAGGATACTGAGCATACCTTGCGCTTGCGTATCTCGTCCGACAAGAATCCCCGTTCATTGGGCACGGAATGCCAGATAAGGAACTTTGTGGTTAATAGATAA